A section of the Brachyhypopomus gauderio isolate BG-103 chromosome 13, BGAUD_0.2, whole genome shotgun sequence genome encodes:
- the snai2 gene encoding zinc finger protein SNAI2: MPRSFLVKKHFNSAKKPNYSELESPTVFLSPYLLKSLPVPVIPQPEVLSPVAYNPITVWTTSNLPLSPLPSDLSPVSGYPSPLSDSSSKGHSGSESPRSDDDERMSSKLSDSHASDAEKFQCGLCNKSYSTYSGLMKHKQLHCDAQTRKSFSCKYCEKEYVSLGALKMHIRTHTLPCVCKMCGKAFSRPWLLQGHIRTHTGEKPFSCPHCSRAFADRSNLRAHLQTHSDVKKYQCKTCSKTFSRMSLLHKHEESACCLAH; encoded by the exons ATGCCTCGTTCATTCCTCGTGAAAAAACATTTCAACTCTGCTAAGAAACCTAATTACAGTGAATTGGAAAGTCCAACAG TATTTTTATCGCCATACCTGCTGAAAAGCCTCCCGGTGCCCGTGATACCTCAGCCAGAAGTTCTTAGCCCGGTGGCGTACAACCCGATCACCGTGTGGACTACCAGCAACTTGCCGCTGTCGCCTCTTCCCAGCGACCTGTCTCCCGTGTCCGGTTACCCGTCGCCGCTCTCCGACTCCTCGTCCAAGGGCCACAGCGGCTCCGAAAGTCCGAGGAGCGACGATGACGAGCGGATGTCCTCCAAACTGTCCGACTCGCACGCCTCGGACGCCGAGAAGTTCCAGTGCGGTTTGTGCAATAAATCCTACTCCACGTACTCGGGACTGATGAAACACAAGCAGCTGCACTGCGACGCGCAGACGAGGAAGTCTTTCAGCTGCAAATACTGCGAAAAGGAGTATGTCAGTCTCGGGGCCCTAAAGATGCATATACGGACACACACGCTGCCTTGCGTTTGTAAAATGTGCGGAAAGGCCTTCTCCAGACCGTGGTTACTTCAGGGACACATCAGAACCCATACCG GCGAGAAACCGTTCTCCTGCCCGCACTGCAGCCGAGCCTTTGCAGACAGGTCCAACCTCAGGGCCCACCTGCAGACCCACTCGGACGTGAAGAAATACCAGTGCAAAACCTGCTCCAAAACGTTCTCCAGGATGTCTCTCCTGCACAAGCACGAGGAGTCGGCCTGCTGCCTGGCCCACTGA